A genomic segment from Thermostichus lividus PCC 6715 encodes:
- a CDS encoding alpha-D-glucose phosphate-specific phosphoglucomutase, translating into MGIQVIPTTPFSDQKPGTSGLRKAVPVFQKPHYLENFIQAIFDTIGDPQGRPLVLGGDGRYFNAEAIQTILKMAAANGFSRVKVGQNGILSTPAASCVIRKYGAIGGIILSASHNPAGPQGDFGVKFNTANGGPAPEKVTNAIYERSCSLRQYTIYTAPDVSLHTLGEFPLGEMIVEVIDPVADYQALLESLFDFDCIHDAITGGRLSLIFDAMHAVTGPYAHQILETRLGAPRGTVQHGVPLPDFGGGHPDPNLVYAHDLVQQLFGDDPPVFGAASDGDGDRNMILGANCFVTPSDSLAILAANATLVPGYKEGLAGIARSMPTSQAADRVAATLGIDCYETPTGWKFFGNLLDAGKATLCGEESFGTGSNHVREKDGLWAVLFWLNILAIKQQSVADIVQSHWRTYGRNYYSRHDYEGIDSDRAHTLMTQLEQKLPQMVGQSFGAYTVAIADNFSYTDPVDHSVSTQQGLRLIFDDGSRIVYRLSGTGTQGSTLRVYLERFEPNPHHQHLDAQVALADLIELANQVANIQGLTGRDRPTVIT; encoded by the coding sequence CTACCTTGAAAACTTTATCCAAGCAATTTTCGACACCATTGGCGATCCCCAAGGGCGACCCCTTGTCCTAGGGGGTGATGGTCGCTATTTCAATGCTGAAGCGATTCAAACGATCCTCAAGATGGCGGCGGCCAATGGCTTTTCCCGCGTCAAGGTAGGGCAAAACGGAATTCTTTCTACCCCTGCGGCCTCCTGCGTCATCCGCAAGTACGGTGCCATTGGTGGGATTATCCTTTCAGCTAGCCACAACCCTGCCGGTCCCCAAGGCGACTTTGGCGTTAAGTTCAACACCGCCAATGGTGGCCCCGCACCGGAAAAAGTCACCAATGCAATCTATGAACGCAGCTGTAGCCTCCGCCAGTACACCATCTACACAGCACCCGATGTGAGCCTGCATACCCTTGGGGAGTTCCCCCTAGGGGAAATGATTGTTGAGGTGATTGATCCGGTTGCTGACTATCAGGCGCTTTTGGAAAGCCTGTTTGACTTTGACTGTATTCACGATGCCATCACGGGTGGGCGACTGTCCCTGATCTTTGATGCCATGCATGCTGTCACAGGTCCCTATGCCCACCAGATTTTAGAGACGCGCCTAGGGGCACCCCGGGGCACCGTGCAACATGGGGTGCCGCTGCCGGATTTTGGCGGGGGTCACCCGGATCCTAATTTGGTCTATGCCCATGACTTGGTGCAGCAACTCTTTGGTGACGATCCGCCGGTGTTTGGTGCTGCCTCTGATGGCGATGGCGATCGCAACATGATTTTAGGCGCGAATTGCTTTGTTACCCCCAGTGATAGTCTGGCCATCTTAGCGGCAAACGCCACCTTAGTGCCCGGCTATAAGGAGGGTCTGGCGGGCATTGCCCGTTCCATGCCCACCAGCCAAGCGGCCGATCGTGTAGCGGCCACCCTAGGCATTGACTGCTACGAAACCCCAACGGGTTGGAAGTTTTTTGGCAATCTCTTGGATGCGGGCAAAGCAACCCTCTGCGGCGAAGAAAGTTTTGGCACTGGCTCTAACCATGTGCGAGAAAAGGATGGGCTTTGGGCGGTGCTATTTTGGCTCAATATTCTGGCGATCAAGCAACAGTCAGTGGCAGATATTGTGCAGTCTCATTGGCGCACCTATGGCCGTAATTACTATTCCCGCCACGATTACGAAGGCATCGACAGCGATCGCGCCCATACCCTGATGACCCAACTCGAGCAAAAGCTACCGCAGATGGTGGGGCAGTCTTTTGGGGCGTACACCGTGGCGATCGCCGATAACTTTAGCTACACCGATCCGGTGGATCACAGTGTTAGTACCCAGCAGGGTCTGCGTCTGATCTTTGACGACGGCAGCCGCATTGTCTATCGCCTCTCGGGTACAGGAACGCAAGGCTCGACCTTACGGGTGTATTTGGAGCGCTTTGAGCCGAATCCCCACCACCAGCACCTAGATGCCCAAGTTGCCCTTGCGGATCTCATTGAATTGGCCAACCAAGTGGCCAATATCCAAGGGTTAACGGGTCGCGATCGCCCCACCGTGATTACCTAG
- the sbcD gene encoding exonuclease subunit SbcD: MNVLHVSDIHLGSGLSHGHINPATGLNTRLEDFIAALGTCIDRALAEPVDLVLFGGDAFPDATPPPFVHEAFAQQFRRLADAQIPTVLLVGNHDQHAQGQGGASLSLYRTLGVPGFIVGDRLATHRLHTRAGAVQIITLPWLTRSALLTRPETVGLSLAEVHQLLLDRLSVALEGEIRQLDPALPTVLLAHAMVDTAQYGSERYLSAGKGFTLPLSLLARPCFDYVALGHVHRHQVLCYDPPVVYPGSIERVDFGEEAEEKGYVLIDLHKGKTHFQFCPLPTRPFQTIRVDLTEIEGDPQAALLAAIAHRPTRGAVIRVIYQLRSDQLSQINLGELQQSLTDAHSVSFLPQLVNTQAIARLPSTALEQALDPSHALHLYLDHHPELEPLRQDLLNALHTLCPSDTEITPQLTEETELKIEQLRLI; the protein is encoded by the coding sequence ATGAACGTCCTCCACGTTTCTGACATTCACCTTGGCAGTGGCCTCAGTCATGGCCACATCAATCCGGCCACAGGACTCAATACGCGGCTGGAGGACTTTATTGCTGCGCTGGGCACCTGCATTGATCGCGCACTTGCCGAGCCAGTGGATTTAGTTCTATTTGGGGGCGATGCCTTTCCCGATGCAACGCCCCCTCCCTTTGTTCACGAAGCCTTTGCCCAGCAGTTTCGCCGTTTAGCCGATGCCCAAATTCCTACGGTACTGCTGGTGGGCAACCACGATCAACACGCCCAAGGGCAGGGGGGCGCGAGTTTATCCCTTTACCGCACCCTCGGTGTCCCTGGGTTTATTGTTGGCGATCGCCTAGCCACCCATCGCCTGCACACCCGCGCTGGTGCTGTTCAAATCATCACCCTGCCGTGGTTGACCCGCTCGGCACTGTTAACCCGCCCGGAAACCGTGGGGTTGTCCCTTGCAGAGGTTCATCAACTGCTGCTGGATCGCCTGAGTGTTGCTCTTGAGGGCGAAATTCGCCAGCTAGATCCAGCACTGCCAACGGTGCTACTGGCTCATGCCATGGTGGATACTGCGCAGTACGGTTCCGAACGCTACTTAAGTGCTGGCAAAGGGTTCACGCTTCCCCTCAGCCTGTTGGCTCGCCCCTGTTTCGACTATGTCGCCTTGGGGCACGTCCATCGCCATCAAGTGCTGTGCTATGATCCGCCTGTGGTCTATCCCGGCAGTATTGAGCGGGTGGACTTTGGCGAAGAGGCAGAGGAGAAAGGGTACGTCCTGATTGATCTGCACAAGGGTAAAACCCACTTTCAGTTTTGCCCCCTGCCAACCCGACCATTTCAGACAATTCGAGTTGACCTAACGGAGATTGAAGGAGATCCCCAAGCCGCATTGTTAGCGGCGATCGCCCATCGCCCCACACGTGGTGCTGTGATTCGGGTGATTTACCAACTGCGTAGCGATCAACTCTCGCAGATTAACCTTGGGGAACTGCAACAATCCCTGACAGATGCCCACAGCGTTAGCTTTTTACCCCAACTGGTGAATACGCAGGCGATCGCCCGTCTTCCTAGCACAGCCCTAGAACAAGCCCTCGATCCGAGCCATGCCCTGCACCTCTACCTCGACCACCATCCTGAGCTAGAGCCACTGCGGCAAGACTTATTAAACGCCCTGCATACGCTGTGCCCCAGCGATACCGAGATCACTCCACAGCTCACCGAGGAGACTGAACTGAAGATTGAGCAGCTACGGCTAATTTGA
- a CDS encoding L-threonylcarbamoyladenylate synthase — protein sequence MAEVTMAALVAAVRSGNWLISFPTDTVPALASRCDRGELIYAAKGRQPDKPLILMGANPEQLWRFVKGTAAEFKQWQAIAERYWPGAVTLVLPAAELPVGLNPQNTGTIGLRVPAWPRAQTLLEQTGPLATTSINRSGEPPLTDLKAIVETFPQVLTLQGWELPPTPPQPSTVVQWQEGEWQVLRQGQIVFTP from the coding sequence ATGGCAGAGGTGACCATGGCAGCCCTGGTAGCTGCAGTGCGATCAGGCAACTGGCTCATTAGCTTTCCCACCGATACGGTGCCGGCGTTGGCTAGCCGCTGCGATCGCGGTGAACTGATCTATGCGGCCAAGGGGCGGCAACCAGATAAGCCCTTGATTCTCATGGGAGCGAACCCCGAACAGCTTTGGCGCTTTGTGAAAGGCACTGCTGCTGAATTTAAGCAGTGGCAGGCGATCGCTGAGCGCTACTGGCCGGGAGCCGTAACACTGGTGCTGCCCGCCGCTGAGTTGCCCGTGGGGTTAAATCCGCAAAACACAGGCACAATTGGCCTGCGGGTACCGGCTTGGCCAAGGGCACAGACTCTACTTGAGCAAACAGGGCCTCTTGCCACCACCAGTATTAATCGATCGGGAGAGCCACCCCTCACCGACCTGAAGGCTATCGTTGAAACCTTTCCCCAAGTGCTAACGCTCCAAGGATGGGAGTTGCCCCCCACCCCACCTCAGCCCTCCACCGTGGTGCAATGGCAAGAGGGTGAATGGCAGGTGCTGCGTCAAGGGCAAATCGTGTTTACCCCTTAG
- the ggt gene encoding gamma-glutamyltransferase, with protein MLHVRFLSWLTVTVGLVILPIRANKAATQNLQAMVVAPHPAAATVGAEVLRAGGNAVDAAVATALMISVVEPFSAGIGGGGFALVYDASSQDITALDFRERAPLSATPAMYLDSAGNLIPRASLDGVLAAGTPGTIAGLAALHHRYGKLPWRQLVAPAIHAAEEGFSVTERYRRAATLRLAVLQADATARQIFLDQGQVPTLGTVIRQPDLAKTLGAIATNPNNFYNGWIATAIADFMGQSGGKMSRADLASYQPIWRSPICGRYRGLQVCSMPPPSSGGVTLIQMLNLLQALPPATTPTDRGHQLASVMQIAYADRAHYLGDSDFVAVPIALLTSPAYAQQRAREILPQQARPQSRVRAVDPSQLHRPESGNTSHLTVVDTARNAVSLTFTINGAFGAGVVVPQTGILLNNEMDDFAIAPNQPNLFGVVGVQVNNQPLANGISGGKRPLSSMTPTIVTRDGQLVMAMGSTGGSRIITAVLQLLLNIIDHGQDAPTALASPRLHQQWEPDVLFVEPGVSPEWLATWQQWGYTVVQPQPWGNANLIRVLDNGTLEGAADPRGEGIAAGF; from the coding sequence ATGCTCCATGTTCGATTTCTGTCTTGGCTGACGGTTACGGTAGGGTTGGTCATTCTTCCCATCCGCGCCAACAAAGCAGCAACCCAGAACCTGCAAGCCATGGTGGTAGCGCCCCATCCAGCGGCGGCAACCGTGGGGGCTGAGGTGCTCAGGGCAGGGGGAAATGCCGTGGATGCTGCGGTAGCTACGGCGTTGATGATCTCGGTGGTGGAGCCGTTTTCCGCAGGGATTGGTGGCGGTGGCTTTGCCCTTGTCTATGATGCCTCGTCCCAGGACATTACAGCCTTAGATTTTCGTGAGCGGGCGCCCTTAAGCGCAACCCCTGCGATGTATTTAGACAGTGCCGGAAATCTAATTCCACGAGCCAGCTTAGATGGGGTGCTAGCTGCTGGGACGCCAGGAACGATTGCTGGTTTGGCTGCTCTGCATCATCGCTATGGTAAGCTCCCTTGGCGGCAGCTTGTTGCACCTGCGATCCATGCGGCAGAAGAGGGATTTAGCGTCACAGAACGCTATCGGCGAGCAGCGACCCTCCGTCTTGCGGTTCTCCAAGCAGATGCCACTGCCCGACAGATTTTTCTTGATCAGGGGCAAGTGCCAACCCTCGGCACTGTTATCCGCCAGCCGGATTTGGCCAAGACGTTAGGGGCGATCGCCACCAATCCCAATAACTTCTACAACGGTTGGATTGCCACAGCCATTGCTGATTTCATGGGGCAATCAGGGGGAAAAATGAGCCGCGCTGATTTGGCCAGTTATCAACCCATCTGGCGATCGCCAATCTGCGGTCGTTATCGCGGCCTCCAGGTCTGTTCGATGCCGCCCCCTTCCTCCGGTGGCGTGACCCTCATCCAAATGCTGAACCTCCTTCAGGCATTGCCACCGGCAACCACACCCACCGATCGCGGCCATCAGCTAGCCAGTGTCATGCAAATTGCCTATGCCGATCGCGCCCACTATTTAGGAGATAGTGATTTTGTGGCGGTACCTATTGCCCTCCTCACTAGCCCTGCCTATGCCCAACAGCGTGCCCGCGAGATTTTACCCCAACAGGCTCGTCCTCAGAGCAGGGTTCGTGCGGTTGATCCGAGCCAATTGCATCGCCCCGAGTCAGGTAATACTAGCCACCTGACTGTGGTGGATACCGCTCGCAATGCTGTGAGCCTTACCTTTACCATTAATGGTGCCTTTGGTGCTGGCGTAGTTGTCCCCCAGACGGGCATTCTCCTTAACAATGAAATGGACGACTTCGCGATCGCCCCTAATCAGCCCAATCTCTTTGGTGTGGTTGGGGTACAGGTCAACAATCAACCCCTTGCTAACGGCATTAGCGGTGGCAAGCGTCCCCTCTCTAGCATGACCCCAACCATTGTTACCCGCGATGGCCAACTGGTTATGGCCATGGGTTCCACAGGGGGCAGCCGCATTATCACTGCGGTGCTGCAACTCTTGCTCAATATCATTGACCACGGACAGGACGCGCCCACGGCTCTGGCTAGTCCTCGCCTGCACCAGCAGTGGGAGCCAGATGTTTTGTTTGTTGAACCTGGGGTATCCCCAGAATGGCTAGCCACATGGCAGCAGTGGGGCTATACCGTGGTACAACCGCAGCCCTGGGGCAATGCCAACCTCATCCGCGTGCTAGATAATGGAACCTTAGAAGGAGCTGCGGATCCTCGCGGTGAGGGGATTGCAGCTGGATTTTGA
- a CDS encoding PD-(D/E)XK nuclease domain-containing protein → MLQRKTERSAQLPVRQLWSKISSKWPDIFVLSGLTIATIGIGYGHPRVIAGGLSVTVGAAWVSIQRQQQVIMRDVNLLKQLRPQIEESQQVSEFRQDISNHLQTIQQTQQAITQKLFPDPISKIIEICQQFHDLAGQQLNIEKVTEKDVQNALEQLLRRELRRYQSGEPDIRREYPVPQTYSHGCFIDFLLVGCGCAIEVKQVRAKSQKEIVKDLAIDFEVYRNASHRFHTLICFIYDPECKLINPAGLINDLSGDRGGFQVRTVISPYGATN, encoded by the coding sequence ATGCTTCAGAGAAAAACAGAACGCTCTGCACAGCTCCCCGTTCGTCAGCTCTGGTCGAAAATTTCCTCTAAGTGGCCGGATATCTTTGTTTTAAGTGGTTTGACGATCGCCACCATTGGCATTGGCTATGGTCATCCTAGAGTTATTGCTGGTGGTTTGTCGGTTACGGTTGGGGCAGCATGGGTCTCCATACAACGGCAGCAACAGGTTATTATGCGGGATGTGAATCTGCTGAAGCAATTACGACCCCAGATTGAAGAGAGTCAGCAAGTCAGTGAATTTAGGCAGGATATTTCAAATCATCTGCAAACAATACAACAAACTCAACAAGCTATTACACAAAAACTCTTCCCAGACCCTATTAGTAAAATTATAGAAATATGCCAACAATTTCATGATTTAGCTGGTCAGCAGTTAAACATCGAAAAAGTTACAGAAAAAGATGTACAAAATGCTCTAGAACAACTTCTCAGGCGGGAACTGCGAAGATATCAATCTGGCGAACCTGACATCAGGCGTGAGTACCCAGTTCCGCAGACTTATTCTCATGGTTGCTTTATTGATTTTTTATTGGTTGGTTGCGGGTGTGCTATTGAAGTCAAGCAGGTACGTGCGAAATCTCAAAAAGAAATTGTAAAAGATTTAGCCATCGATTTTGAAGTCTATCGAAACGCTAGTCACAGATTTCACACACTCATTTGCTTTATTTATGATCCAGAATGCAAGCTAATTAATCCTGCTGGCTTAATCAATGACCTCAGTGGCGATCGCGGCGGGTTTCAAGTCAGGACAGTCATATCCCCTTATGGCGCAACCAACTAA